A portion of the Suricata suricatta isolate VVHF042 chromosome 11, meerkat_22Aug2017_6uvM2_HiC, whole genome shotgun sequence genome contains these proteins:
- the LOC115272606 gene encoding olfactory receptor 2AT4-like yields MDTTACNGSKDLTPFFYLVGIPSLQEFLFLPVFFIFLFFYLLILVGNTLILVAVVIEPKLHKPMYFFLINLSALDILFTTTTVPKMLSLLLLGDRFLSFPACFLQMYLFHSFSCSEAFILVVMAYDRYVAICRPLHYPVHMTPQTNASLAACAWLTALLLPIPAVVQTSHMAFDHIVLIYNCFCDHLAVVQASCSDTTPQTFMGFCIAMAVSFLPLVLVLLSYAHILASVLRISSREGRSKAFSTCSSHLLVVGTYYSSIAIAYVAYRADLPLDFHIMGNMVFAILTPVLNPLIYTLRNKDVKEAITKMTCFWDPGHSQGT; encoded by the coding sequence ATGGATACCACAGCCTGTAATGGATCAAAAGACCTTACACCGTTCTTCTACCTGGTGGGCATCCCTTCCCTACAGGAGTTCCTCTTCCTCCCCGTCTTCTTCATCTTCCTGTTCTTCTATCTCCTCATCCTGGTGGGGAACACCCTGATTTTGGTGGCTGTGGTGATAGAACCCAAACTCCACaagcccatgtacttcttcctgatCAACCTCTCAGCCTTGGACATCCTTTTCACCACAACCACCGTCCCCAAGATGCTGTCCCTCCTCTTACTCGGGGACCGCTTCCTCAGCTTCCCTGCCTGCTTCCTGCAGATGTACCTCTTCCACAGCTTCTCCTGCTCAGAAGCCTTCATCCTGGTggtcatggcctatgaccgctatgtggccatctgccgCCCACTGCACTACCCTGTCCACATGACCCCCCAGACCAATGCTTCACTGGCAGCCTGTGCCTGGCTCACTGCCCTCCTCCTGCCTATCCCAGCGGTGGTGCAGACTTCCCACATGGCTTTTGACCACATTGTTCTCATATACAACTGTTTCTGTGACCACCTGGCTGTGGTCCAGGCCTCCTGCTCTGACACCACGCCCCAGACCTTCATGGGCTTCTGCATTGCCATGGCGGTATCCTTCCTGCCCCTTGTCCTGGTGCTTCTCTCCTATGCACACATCCTGGCCTCGGTGCTTCGCATCAGCTCCCGAGAAGGACGCTCaaaagccttctccacctgcagCTCCCACCTCCTGGTGGTTGGCACCTACTACTCATCCATCGCCATAGCCTATGTGGCCTACAGGGCTGACCTGCCACTCGACTTCCACATCATGGGCAACATGGTATTCGCCATTCTCACACCTGTCCTCAACCCTCTCATCTACACGCTGAGGAACAAGGATGTCAAAGAAGCCATCACCAAAATGACATGTTTCTGGGACCCAGGCCATTCTCAGGGCACTTAA